GCTGGGTCATCCTCTTTACTGCCACCCTCACCCAGGCTGGTACCGCCTTCGTATTTCTCGGAGTCGGCGCCTTGGCAGGGTTCATTCAAGAGTCCTTCAACCTCACAGGCGCTCAGACCGGGCTCCTCGTCGCAGCAGTCGGGTCGGTACCCCTCGTGGCGTTGATCCCCATCGGTCGTGCTCTCGACCACGGGCGCGAGCGGTGGATCATCGCCGGTGGGGCGTTAGTGCTGGCGGGAGGGGCCGCCCTGGCATCGCTGAGCGAATCGTATCCCCTCATCCTTGCCATGCTGCTCCTGGGAGGCGCCGGCTATTCATCATCACAACCCGGAGGAAGCAAGGTGGTGGCCGGATGGTTCCCCGACTACCAGCGCGGGTTGGGAATGGGCATCCGACAAACCGGCCTGCCACTAGGAGGCGCACTGGCTGCTGCCGTACTCCCCGTTGTGGCTACCGCTTCAGGTTGGGAATCGGCCTTGCTGGTTGGAGCGGTGGTGGCAGGGGTCGGCGGTGTTCTATTCGCAGTGACGTACCGGCCGATGCCGTTTTCGACGCGAACGGCTCCGATCGGATTCGGAGCAGAAGTCCGGGGACTGATAAGGGTAAGGGCGATCCGCCTCGCCATGATGGCCGGGCTGGGGATGGTTGCCATCCAGTTCGTTCTGATCTCGTACTTGATGCTGTATCTTCGTGACGTCCACGGTATTCCTTTGGCACGCGGTTCGTGGATGCTGTTTGCAACTCAGGGGGCCGGCGTGCTCGGCCGGGTTGCGTTAGCCATCTGGAGTGACCGGCTGCACGATCGATTGAGGCCAGTGGCTGTCAGCGCGGCAGCAGCAGCCATAGGGACTGTTCTACTTGCGACCATCCAACCAGGAGCGCCATACGCCCTTTTGCTGGCACTATCAGCCGTGATGGGATTCTTCGCCTTCGGCTGGTACGGCCCGTGGGTGGTTTACGTCGCCGAGGCCGCCCCTGGTAGAGCGATCGGCACAACGCTCGCCCTGGCGATGACCGCCAACCAGGTGGCCATCGTGTTGGCTCCGCCGCTGTTTGGCCTCATCTATGACCTCACCTCGTCATATACGGTGCCCCTCATCGCCACCGCAGTGATGTTGGCAGGCGTTGCCGGCCGCACCTGGCATGGAAGTCGGCGGTTACCACCTGGTGCCTTCGGCGGGCCTCGCTACCCTTAAGTCACGTAGCGAAACGTCCGCTTCCCGTCGACGGTGATGGCGTAGCCCATGCTCGGAAAGGCAAAATGACCGCCCGCCAGTAGAGCATTCTCTCGCTCAGCCCTGTCGAGGATCATGCGTCGACTCTTGGTGGATTCAATCGGATCCAGATCGAACCCCGGGTACCAGCCGGGCTCGGAAAG
This genomic interval from Acidimicrobiia bacterium contains the following:
- a CDS encoding MFS transporter, which translates into the protein MTATPAKPDPATADPYRWVILFTATLTQAGTAFVFLGVGALAGFIQESFNLTGAQTGLLVAAVGSVPLVALIPIGRALDHGRERWIIAGGALVLAGGAALASLSESYPLILAMLLLGGAGYSSSQPGGSKVVAGWFPDYQRGLGMGIRQTGLPLGGALAAAVLPVVATASGWESALLVGAVVAGVGGVLFAVTYRPMPFSTRTAPIGFGAEVRGLIRVRAIRLAMMAGLGMVAIQFVLISYLMLYLRDVHGIPLARGSWMLFATQGAGVLGRVALAIWSDRLHDRLRPVAVSAAAAAIGTVLLATIQPGAPYALLLALSAVMGFFAFGWYGPWVVYVAEAAPGRAIGTTLALAMTANQVAIVLAPPLFGLIYDLTSSYTVPLIATAVMLAGVAGRTWHGSRRLPPGAFGGPRYP